A window of the Blastopirellula sediminis genome harbors these coding sequences:
- a CDS encoding 3' terminal RNA ribose 2'-O-methyltransferase Hen1, with the protein MLLSISTTHPPAADLGYLLHKRPGRLQSFDLSFGKAHVFYPEASAETCTACLLLDVDSVEMVRGKRRDASFGIGQYVNDRPYCASSLMSVAISQVFGTALGGRCKDRPKLVSTPIPLTARIDVLPVRGDAGLLARLFEPLGYEVEAVRHPLDEQFPEWGESSYYSVTIRATKTLAELLTHLYVLIPVFDNEKHYFVGEDELEKLLFKGGGWLAAHPEKEQITRRYLSHRASLYRQALARLVDEEREAALDDEPPGDRREETLEKALSLNEQRHGAVLAALRSSGAKSVIDLGCGEGRLLRELLEDRQFERIVGVDVASRALEIAERRLKLDRRPERQAERVKLLHGSLIYRDKRFEGFDAAAVVEVIEHLDPPRLSAFERVLFEFARPQNVVLTTPNQEYNVMWETLPAGQFRHGDHRFEWTRQQFQDWAQEIGRRYGYAVRFIGIGPEDPAAGTPTQMSLFQRD; encoded by the coding sequence ATGCTGTTGTCGATTTCTACCACCCATCCGCCGGCGGCCGATCTGGGGTACTTGTTGCACAAACGCCCCGGTCGGTTGCAGAGCTTTGATCTCAGCTTTGGGAAGGCGCACGTCTTTTACCCCGAAGCGTCGGCGGAGACCTGCACCGCTTGTTTGTTGCTTGACGTCGATTCGGTCGAGATGGTCCGCGGCAAACGACGCGACGCAAGTTTTGGCATCGGCCAGTACGTCAACGATCGTCCTTACTGCGCGTCGTCGCTGATGAGCGTCGCCATTTCGCAAGTCTTCGGAACGGCGCTTGGCGGGCGATGCAAAGATCGCCCGAAGTTGGTCAGCACGCCGATTCCTCTGACCGCTCGGATCGACGTACTGCCGGTTCGAGGAGACGCCGGCTTGCTCGCTCGATTATTTGAGCCGCTGGGATACGAGGTCGAAGCGGTTCGGCATCCGCTGGACGAGCAGTTTCCGGAATGGGGAGAAAGCTCTTACTACTCGGTGACGATCCGCGCGACGAAAACTCTGGCGGAACTGCTGACCCATTTGTACGTCCTCATTCCGGTCTTTGACAACGAGAAGCATTACTTCGTCGGTGAGGACGAACTCGAAAAACTCCTCTTCAAAGGTGGGGGCTGGCTGGCCGCGCATCCTGAGAAAGAGCAGATCACCCGCCGCTATTTGTCGCATCGCGCTAGTCTCTACCGTCAGGCGCTGGCGCGGCTTGTTGACGAAGAGCGAGAGGCTGCGCTCGACGACGAACCGCCGGGCGACCGACGCGAGGAGACGCTCGAAAAGGCGTTGAGCCTGAACGAGCAGCGTCATGGGGCGGTCTTGGCCGCCCTACGCAGCAGCGGTGCGAAATCGGTGATCGACCTCGGTTGCGGCGAAGGACGCTTGCTGCGCGAACTGTTGGAAGATCGGCAATTTGAGCGAATCGTCGGCGTCGACGTTGCGAGCCGCGCGCTCGAGATCGCCGAGCGGCGGTTGAAGCTCGATCGTCGTCCAGAAAGGCAGGCCGAGCGAGTGAAGCTGCTTCACGGCTCGTTGATCTACCGTGACAAGCGATTTGAAGGGTTCGATGCAGCCGCGGTCGTCGAAGTGATCGAGCATCTTGATCCTCCCCGGTTGTCGGCGTTCGAGCGGGTGCTATTCGAGTTCGCGCGGCCGCAGAACGTCGTGCTGACGACGCCGAATCAGGAATACAACGTAATGTGGGAGACTTTGCCGGCAGGACAGTTTCGGCATGGCGACCACCGGTTTGAGTGGACGCGCCAGCAATTCCAGGACTGGGCCCAAGAAATCGGGCGGCGATATGGCTATGCGGTACGGTTCATTGGGATCGGCCCCGAAGATCCTGCGGCCGGAACGCCGACGCAGATGAGTCTCTTTCAACGCGACTAG
- a CDS encoding HAD family hydrolase — protein sequence MNEIAATKSSLLILDVDETLLFATERRLAHAPDFRFGPYHVYLRPYLQEFLQHCYRRYRIALWSTADAGYLAVVRTYALPADLHLEFVWSRDRCVRCYDPEWRETYYVKDLRKVRRHGFDLAKTLIVDDTPQKVERSYGNAIYVPEFRGEPEDDLLRRLANYLEALADTADVRGLEKRNWKAHY from the coding sequence GTGAACGAGATCGCGGCGACGAAGTCGAGCCTGTTGATTCTTGACGTCGACGAAACGTTGTTGTTTGCGACCGAGAGGCGGCTTGCGCATGCGCCCGATTTTCGATTCGGACCCTATCACGTCTATTTGCGCCCTTATCTGCAAGAGTTTTTGCAGCACTGTTATCGTCGTTATCGAATCGCCCTGTGGTCGACGGCGGATGCTGGCTATCTGGCGGTGGTGCGAACGTACGCGCTGCCAGCGGACCTTCACTTGGAGTTTGTCTGGAGCCGTGATCGCTGTGTGCGCTGTTACGACCCCGAGTGGCGCGAAACGTACTATGTGAAAGATTTGAGGAAGGTGAGACGGCACGGTTTCGATTTGGCCAAGACGCTCATCGTTGACGATACGCCGCAAAAGGTGGAGCGAAGCTATGGGAACGCGATCTACGTGCCGGAGTTTCGGGGAGAACCGGAAGACGACTTGTTGCGAAGACTAGCGAATTACCTGGAAGCGTTGGCGGATACGGCTGACGTGCGCGGTTTGGAAAAGCGTAATTGGAAGGCGCACTACTAA